ttttaggGGAAGGGAAGGGAGAGTATTGAAAACAGAAATCCTCCCATATAAAACTACCTCTTGCTTCACTTGTGCTTCCAACTTATCCCAATCTCTTTTTCTTGGCATTGAAGATGGATATGCAGGCCTTTGAGATTCAACTGCAAAATCATAATAAGAAGCAAGTTATTAGCAATCAAGGAAATAATAAAGATCACTTCTGGTTTTACCGGTACCAATGATTATTTGGTGTACTGTGTCTACTTTAAAAATGATGAAGCTTAATTGGAGTATGGTGACAATATTCAATAATTATGATTGCCGCTCAAGTATGCATAATGAAGGCACATGGATTACCTGACAACACATTCACTTTTTGAGTAACTGCAATTTCCTTGCTATATTCAAGTGATGGCCAGTTGATAATTTCAGCTTTCGCAAGACGGATTTCAACTTTAGTCGACAGTACTTCATATCTGCACTTATCAGGTATTATCTGTtttccacaaaacaaaaaaaaatccaaaatcagaTTACAAGTATTCATGCATCTTTATGGTCAAACAACCAATCCTTTATGGTCTTGTTTTGAAAAAGGACAATTAGGAGTGTTCATTTATCCATATGGTTCATTTTATACGAGAGAAAAATTAAGAGGGAAAAGAGAGACATTGTTATACAGAAAATTGATGAAGAGAGGTCCTGGGCAGGACAGGGGGGTACAGAAAACTTCGGTGCCTATTCTTCTTGAACCCCAACTTTCACTCCCAACCTCAGCCTAAAGTGGAAATTATGAGTGAATACTTGCTCCACTACATGCTCCTTATTACAAACCATGCAAttggaagaaaaagagaaacagagttttcttttctctactgGCAAAACAAGCACATTCAGGGCTCAAGGAGAAGAGAACAGATGCTTTACACTAAGCAATTATTAAACATGGATTACACATTTGACCGTAATGCCCTCCTAATATTCAAGCAGCTAGATAAAGAACTGTAAATTCTTATATGATCCATGGATCCGTGCAAGAAGAAATGCCATAAAATCATGAAATTCATGCAATACCTTCCCAAACAATCGAGGCTGAAAATAATAAGCATCTTCATCATGGACGCCAATTGTGACACTCAGCtgcaacataaaaaaatttaaattagctTATCAACTATTTGTAAAGATACTAGAAAAGCTATCTAATATTGAACAGAATAAATCAACAAACAGCGGTTTAAACgagggtaaaaaaaatgtataatttacgttttgaaaaagaaaaagaaaagaaaagatatctCTAGAAGAGAAACGTACAATCTGTTCTCCAAAGTCAACAACTACGTTGTTTGCTGGTATGCCCCTCGCATAAATTGTGACAACCACTTCCTCCGGCTTCTGGTAGTATCCATGGCTGTTCAACCATCAATTATCAGAtgaccataaaaataataaaaaaccaaggAAGAATGAAACATATTTATCCTCGTTATAAACAACCTAACATTTTATTGTTTCATTTGTTGTACTAGTATTGacattaaaaatgatttaatggCAGAAGTGGGTGAGGACAGTAGAGGCAATTGTGGTAGTTTTAGTGTTGTAACTCAGTAAGGTCCAACAGGAGGCACAAATAACCCTAGTACCCTAAATGATTTGGCTTGGTATTCCATGTAGCAACagttttgtgtatatatatatatatagtgtgtgtgtggagtAATCTAAGGGTTTTCCTCCATTTCTGACTCGTGAGACAGAGGCTAAGTAAGGGTTTCAGCACATTGCCGctttaatattttgatttatgGCTACATAATCATAGTACAATGGATGAAGTGAAAGCATGCATAAGGGCTTGAAGGATAACTAGCAAGTTCAATGAAAAGTTACACAGTTACAGGggcaaatattttttgtaatacaGATTCTGGGTAGTCAAGACACAACATATTAAGTAAGAGAAACTGCAAGAACCTGTATTTTGGTCTGACTGATGTAATCGTGCTAATCTGCATGCCACATCCTTTTTTAGATTCTTCAAGAGTTCCAGCAGTTGTATCAGACAATTTAGAGGCAGAAGCAGGTACGGTACTTGGTTGAAAATCTGGTGACAAGCATTAGGTTCGATCATTAGTTTTCTCTGAataaagatttgaaaaaaataatatatatatatatatatatttatacataaCACTATCTTAAACGCTTCTAAAAGATTTACCAGCTAAGCAATAATTGCCAAAGATCAAAGCTCGGAGCTTGATTCTAAAAACTGCAAAGCATTAAAGCCCGGACTGATTGGAGACAATTACATACCTGCCAAATGCTGATCACATTCTTTAAGCATCTTCGTGAATCTTGAATCATTTTGTGCCAAAGATGTACCAATCTCAAGGGCTTCCTTAGCAGTAAGATATTCACCAAGCTTCATACAGGCAGTGCTgtagattacaaagtaaaaaacTCAACGGATAAGTTCAGAGTTTTAATCGTTTTGAAGTATAACAATTCAATATTATTAGAACACTTGTATAATCAGATGAATAATactttacttcaaaaaagaATATGCAATGCTACAAGATAATATGCAAACCACTGTGTTTAACGGATGGACATGATTTAAACAGGCAGCCCAAtcgttgaaaaagaaaaagctttgTGGTGCATCACAAATCAACATCTAAATCAAGGATTCAAATATTCTAGAACTCCCAAGTCATTGGGATCCCCAAACATGCAAGGAGACTGGAAAAAATATTGAGCAAACTATAACATGTACAGATCTTGTGGAACACAAAGggaattgaaaaatatattatggattaccacaaaaaaagaaaaaaagaaaaaaagaagaagaagctattttacaatatttaaagCTAATTGAATAACCAATCAATGTTAAACTACTTAATAACTTTATATCGGATATGTTCTTTTCACAAATCCATTGTTGGGTTTACAATGTCTCCTTAAAGCCACTACAGTGACAACTAACtatttcatatataaaattagaatgtttaaattttcaaattttgtactttaaaattttacaaaaaacataagtttattgattaggtagtaaataacatcttattatcataaaatttggaatgcatattaagaacatagaGAATATATAATgcaaagatgaaaattttcaaaatattaattcaataaaaaatattaaatagtgtcataataacaaaaatttacacaCCTTGACCatatataaatagtaaataaataacataaaaaattggatcttacataaaataaaaatgtaaatataaaagtttgCTCTTACATGAGGTGCTTGTTCCATAAGTTGGGGCTCCAATTAAAACTCTAttaccaaaaattttcaagaaaattgaaaaaaaattcatttatttatgaTGACTTTCTGTATTGATAGAAATTCATCCTGCACAATAGGATTCCGCTATCTATATTATTGTTCAATTCTGAAGATACTATTAAAatctttcatttcatttatGGACCAGAATAAACACTTAGACCTGAAATTTCAATTCATGAGCGATAAAAGCATCTAACAAACTTAAAGTGATCGCTTTTAATTCTTATAGAGTGATGACACGTTAGGCATTTTAATTTTAGACTAAAAGATGACCGCTTTAAACTTAAAGACTAAAATTGCTATTATGAACCAATAGCGAATGatttataattttgaattaaGTCGTAAGTATTAAATTCAAGTCATGTATAGTATAGTATAGTATATATACGCACCCTTTACGAAGGTAAGCCTTGGCCATGGAAGGATCAATCTCAATTGCCTTACTTGCATCGGCAGCCGCTTCTGCTCAAAATTCAAACatcaacataaaattaaaaaaatcaaagttttcacaaaattattataCACAAAAGTTACAGAACCCGAATTCAAATACTCCTCCCCATTGTactattgattttaaaaaacaaagtgTAATTAATGAACAacgaattttattttaatttacgAATTTCAAGTGTCTGCTCCATGATGATTTTTTCTTACTTTATGATAAGACCAATACACCAATCGGTGTTTTTGGCgtaacaacaaaataaaacaaaggagGAGGGAGTGGGGGTAGGGGTACCAGTGAGATTGTTGAGTTTGAGATGGGCCTGGGCCCGGTCTGCGAAGAGATTGGCGTCGTTAGGGCTCAAGTCAATGGCCTCACAGAAGAGGTCAACGGCGAGTTTGAAGCTGTCGTCCACAAAGGCTTCTTTTGCCTTCTTTGCAATTTCAAGCGAACTTGCCATGAGCGTCAAAtaccaaccaaccaaccaaaaatatatataaaaaaaaaaaaaagttgagaatTCAAGAGAGAGTGTGCTTGTGTTGTGTGTGGAGGGAAATAGGAATAGCGTGGAGTATATAAAGgagagtttcaactttcaaagaAGTTGAGTTGTGTTCTTCTACAGAAATTGTGTTTTACAAAGTACAGGTCGTATTAGGAAGAGGAGCCGACATGCTTTACAAGTAGGTTAGTTCGGAAAGTGCATGCCGGCTTATGATTGGCCTCAAAGCACGCGTTAACACGCGGTTCAAAGGCTTTTAAATTACACAGTTACACTCACCCGTAAACATTTTCCCATCCAATTGAACATGTAAAATCCTTATGTAAAGCTTACCCGCCTAAAAGGGTCCAATTCTACAAAAGTCCACAAATAAcatttcacatgaaattttGGTCTCGTTTAACCAAGTGATTGTTTCGCTTTTAGACTATTGGATCCGAGTAAAATTTGGAAGCATAAATTATCCATTAATTTAACCAAATTTCCAAACCATAAATAATTAGTAATGATGAATAATTCCAAATCCAGAATTTGTCCTGAACTGATTACATAGTGTTAAGTGTGTAACTACAGATAATGTCACCAAGAAATTTTGGACTCTCTACATCCTTTTGATTGAGATCTCAGATTACTTTGTTTGccaagtattttaaaaaaaactatttaattaagagcattcacatcagtttCCTCAAATATTTAGTTAAATTAATccaaaaaactttatttttgctTGTTTagctatttattattttcatacacATACATCAGCCACAATATTTTATCAACATTGAAATTTAATGCAGTGAGGATAGAGGCTCACTACATGTAGTGATGAGACTATTCTCTTCAAAAACTTTAGTTAATTTAGTAAGGTTGATGCACGCTTGTTTTGGTTGAGTTTAGATAAATTTTTCCTGAAATATTAAATTGGTGagactaatgtgaatgctcGAATGATGAAAATTAAATTGGTACATGGGAAATGACAGCTTGCATAAATTGAATAAACGAATCTTCCGACCAATTACAATCATCAGTAATAAAAACAGCCTACTTTGCTAACATTATTGCAATACTATTAATTTGGATGGAAGAAAGCAATGAAGAAACAAAATGTACATGAATCTATAATTTAGGATTACAGAACTTCAAAGCTTGAACAGCAGGCAACACATTTGTTTCAAAGATGCCAACATCAATAGCAAACTGAGCAACATAATATGCAGCCTATAATGAAGTGTCCACATTCCACAATGCTTTGAACAACAGAGTAACTCTATGGGAGGACCTACAATGATCTTAAATCACATAGGATGTGGAGGAGTCCATTGAGTTGAATCCAACACACTTGAATCATTGTCAAATCCCCACCTAGTCCCACACAATCCATACCAAAATAGAAGCATAAGAGAGTTAAGCAAATTATTTCTGAAATCAATGTCTACGAAGCCTTTGTTCTTGCAACTTTACCTTAAATAATATTGGTTTTATACACAAATTATATTGAAAGGCAGTCCTCTTCTAATTAAACATCTCTATATAAATTAATTGGgaatatcaaaaaatataaatgaaagtTACAATACATCatggtaaaattttttaataaaaatttaatatatacgTAAACCTAATAGATTTGTAAAGATGGTTTCAACaccatttatttcattttgttaaaaaaaaaaaaaaagaatttatcaCCACAGATTAATTTCAACATCTAAAATTACACCCAATTTGCACCGGTGCTAAACTACTAATAACAGAGAATGCTGCTTAACATCCTCCCATTGAAGAAACACTTATTAATGCTTACCTGTTAATCTGTGATTAATGCAGCAAAGTATATCCATTCAAGTCAAAAATCATACAGAGGATTCTTGTGCTATGACTTATAGCAATTGAAGCTTCATCTCCTTCATAGGAGGCTCTAACCTCCTTCATGGGAGGCTTTAACTTCAGCTTTTTTAGTATAGTAGTTATCCGAATCTTCCTTCAATTATTTTAGTAGTAGTTATCCAAAGCTTTTTGTCAAAGataacatagtttttttttttgttttaaaaaaaaaaaaaaaaattatttttaagaatcTGAATGTGCGTTGGGTTTGGACTTGGTGTAGACATCCCATTTTACAACTTGCATTTAACCTATATTAAGGGCAAAACAGTAATGTTGCACCAAGGGCATGATTGTAATTTCAACAGTTAGATCTTCAAATTtgtgatacaaaacaaatcttaatGCTCTAATGATCACAATGGTATGTCATGGGCCTTGATTGAACTACCTGATCAAAAGTTATTATACAAATAATTTTCAATGATCGTGACTCACCTACACAATAGGCCCGATCACATCCTATTTTAAatacttaattttgattggttctaagaagaattaatttaaaattaattaagtgtgacttttgattgaatttcattttattttattattttttaagaaataataaaaaaaggttttccTTTATGGCATCTTATCTGCTCTTATGAAAACCAATTTGGATAGAGAAAAAGTTATGATCcatgaaaaatttcaaaaataacagAAAATGCTCAAAGACATTACTATTTTCGGCAGCAACTTGAATCGCATTTTTGGCTAGAAAACattgaaatttggttttctctatttctgGAAAAGTTGTACAGAATGAATTTCCTTTCAATAAACATCAATCCcaaatcaattggaattttgagtaTAAAGTTATAGCCAAAATACGAAACAGGTGCAGAAGATAACACAAATTCAGCATCATCTTcaactttttttcaaaatttcaaatggggATCAACACCAAACCTGTTCAAGCTTATCTACGAGGCTTTTCTCCTCCCTTAGCTTCAGAAAAAGgcttttgaaaaacaatttggatagagaaaaagatacattttatgaaaaaattcaaaaagctaaaaaatgctaaaaaaaaaagttactattTTTAGTAGCAACTTGAATCGCATTTTTGGCCTAGAAAACtttgaaatttggttttctctatttttggaaaagttgtagagaattgaatttccttttaaaaaacaCCAATTTcgaattaattgaaattttgagtAGAAAGTTATAGCCAAAATACGAAATAGGTGCAAAGGATAACACAAATTCAGTATCATCTTCAACTTTCTTTCCAAATTTCAAGTGGGGATCAACACCAAATCCATTCCAGCTTATCTAAACAGGTTTATCTCCTCTCTTAGCTTTAGAAAAAAGCTAAtaacttagctttaaagctaagccatcccttcccctataaatagagaagacctCTTCCATTTTTGGCACCTCATTCCCTCTAGAGAGCTAGtgagaaagcaaaaaagaaacGTTGTTGTGCaaccattgttcttactttgATTGTAGTTTAGTACTTCTTTGCTTTCTCCCTAACCCTTTAAGTGATCATTTTCCCCTTTAATTTATGCTTTATGCTGGTAAGtagttaattatatttttaaatttctgcaCTAGTTTATTATTCCTTATATTTCTTGATCTCTCTTTAGTCTTTCAGAAAATATTAAGATTCATTATAATTTGTCTCATATTGCTGATCTGCTTTCCTTTATGTTCTCATAAAATATATGTAGATTTTGATTAAGCTTTCTTTTCATTAcacagtttctttctttttaatcttgtttATATAATGTATCATACTAATAAACCATATGTACTATCACGTGTATATAAACTATATCTATTGCATTAACTTGAGTTTATGatctcatatattttttatattcggCCTTTAGTTTGATATTCATGTTTAAATGTTGAGTTTGCTTAAACTTTTAGTTTGTTATCCTATGCCTAAGTTTCATTTTCCTCCAACATGCTTAAACTCTTGTTTGCTATCACATGCttggttttcattttcttctaacatgtttaaacttttgttttttgtcacatgcttgattttcttttttcctccaaCATGTTCAGATGTTAGTTCTTCATCACATGCTAAATACTTGAATTCCTTTTGCATGCCAATCCTTGATCTTTCATCTATACGTTGAATTTGTTCTCATAACACATGctgtttttttaacaaatatagATATTGAATTGGTTTCTTGTAATACAATGCGTTTTCACGTGAAATTAATGTAATAACATTACCTAATCCCTTGACACATGACATTCAAATTTTCTAAAGTTTCGGTGATATATttggatgaacatgtctagATATCTCATTGATGTACCttttacatgcttagatgaacacttcTAGGCTAATGTGCAACTTTCTCTTGAATgtttagatgaacatgtctaggtagttgttttactcgtttttttaacaaatatagATATTGAATTGGTTTCTTGTAATacaatgtgttttcacatgaaATTAATGTAATAACATTACCTAATCTCTTGACACATGACATTCAAATTTTCTAAAGTTTCGGTGATATActtggatgaacatgtctagATATCTCATTGATGTTCCttttacatgcttagatgaacacttcTAGGCTAATGTGCAATTTTCTCTTGAatgcttggatgaacatgtctaggtagttgttttactcttttttttttttaaatgcttagACGAACGtctaaatattttgattttctctagatgaacatgtctaagggatttttctttactttttattttttcataattgcttgcatgatcaaatatgcttaaatgttttgtttttctctttgcaATTGTGTGAATGACAAATAGCATGACaattctctgttttctttcacATGCTTGGATGAACACTTCTAAGTTATTATTTACCTTTTATAACATGATTGGATGAACATATCTAATTTTTTGATCTATAAAACAAActtggatgaacatgtctaAGTTAGGAATTCTCTGTTTTACATTAACTTCGTGGATGAACATGCCATACTTTCATGCTTTCTTTACATTTACATTGTTATctaacaaatttcactttttgtttctctttacaTTAAATTCCCCAACACATGTTTGTTTACAATTCTTGCAAATTAACATGTTTATGTGATATATTATTTGCATTTGTTTGACATGATATGATATTAGCTATCTTAACCTAGGAGACTGGTTTTACCTGGTGAGATGGGTGCTTAATCCCTTCCATCTCATAAATTAGCCTCCAAACCAAGATCAAGGGTTCTAGACTAGGCTCTTGTATAtgcaattttacattttttagaatgcaactaggaaacaaagtaatgtaatttactttcttagattgtatctaggattaaaaaaaagtagtgtaaattttgttacaaaattgatgtaaattgttatatatattaatacaacagaagctttttttattttttattttttttatagagaaggttttcttattttttcatttaaattaaataagtggcgactccatgtaAAACCCTCGATCTATAGGGGAGTACACTTTATAGTGAATTCAACATTTTGAGCATCATGATCCCACCCGTTCGTGCGGGTTAGGCCCAGTTTGAGAAAAAATTGGTAGGCAGGGGTCACGGTTGCTCACACCtggtatttgaaattttttggatttgttctTAACTTTCAAGTTTTTTAGCAAAGTAGTTATCCGAAACTTTTGTTATAGATTTGaaagtggctttttttttttggtttttttttttaaattttttataaatttgaacatgggtttttttagggaaattttgaacgtgtttttcttttttttaagaaacatttgGGGTctgtttggtaagagatttttagAAACGTTGTTTAAGTATTATAGAAATAGTGTGGgttaaaaaatgttgtgaaaatacgtgttatGGTGTTTAAACAcagaaaactgttgtttaaacaataatacCAAACGGGCTATTGAACGTTGGTTtgaatgtggtttttttttacaTGTCTAACTCTACCATTTAAGCTTTATAAACTGGtaaatttgagggtattttaggcATCAAAATTGAGGATTTCAAACAAAagaaaccccttaaatagtagtatagatgattttatttgagagatgctacgtctacaacatttttacaacaaatcatagatggttagttgttattggttcaaatttgaaactaacactaagattacttttttgtactaacaataacaaccagtaacaacctgtcacttaggatatgttgtaaaaatgttgtagacatatcatttctcattttattttaataaagtagAATTAGTTTAACCTTGGTAATCCAGTTCTCTTTAATTACCTACTAAATCGTGAacaatatcaattatttttattttctatcttttatctcaaaaaaaattatttttatttattttttatatacaatatacTTTATGATATTGAGATACACAAATTATTTGGAAAGTgaataaaatatcataattttatatcaaaaacatttaaaaaaaaaacaaagaaaagtattaaaaaaacctatataGTTTGAATTCTCTGAAATTTTGGAACTAaggtttcaattttcaaatccCTCCCTCAACTTGTTGTAACacatgaattatatatataaataaagaaaaatgtaataCTTAATCTTTATGTGGTATTTGTTTTTTGTACTATTAAAACAAACAATGAATTGTTCATACGATGACGCTTCCTATAATTAGAAATGCATTTTTACATAAAGCAATATCCCATGAAGATATAGATTACACCTATAAGTTTAATGAATTGTCATTTTCctccatcaattttttttttttttttagaatactatgTATTTTAACACATATACACAGAAAAGGGATaaggtcttaaagaaactgacaatgatgtatatccaaaaatgtctaactcttggatacagAGCACAGGCTCTTAAGTTCATATTTGTTACCAACGCTAAACCATCATCATGTTAAAAGTTGCAATTATCCCTTTAAAACGGCATGGTCTTAGTTTTGTTCCTAATTGCTTACACTAAAATATTTACCTACTTGtttaacaaaatagaaaaatacaaatttttaactacataaatttattatttcttatacTCTCTCTCCTATGAACAACTCTAATGACACCATCCACTCCGGTGATACTCCACTTCATTTTATCTCATCTTTCTTCCTTAATTTATTTCATATGTCCTTT
This DNA window, taken from Quercus robur chromosome 2, dhQueRobu3.1, whole genome shotgun sequence, encodes the following:
- the LOC126713441 gene encoding protein SGT1 homolog A-like; protein product: MASSLEIAKKAKEAFVDDSFKLAVDLFCEAIDLSPNDANLFADRAQAHLKLNNLTEAAADASKAIEIDPSMAKAYLRKGTACMKLGEYLTAKEALEIGTSLAQNDSRFTKMLKECDQHLADFQPSTVPASASKLSDTTAGTLEESKKGCGMQISTITSVRPKYSHGYYQKPEEVVVTIYARGIPANNVVVDFGEQILSVTIGVHDEDAYYFQPRLFGKIIPDKCRYEVLSTKVEIRLAKAEIINWPSLEYSKEIAVTQKVNVLSVESQRPAYPSSMPRKRDWDKLEAQVKQEEKEEKLDGDAGVNRMFQDIYLNADEDMRRAMSKSFMESNGTVLSTDWTDVGSKKVEATAPDGMELKKWEY